AACTTCACATAATCAACCTCTCATATTTCTTCAATCACACCATAATATGACAATTGTGCAATTACAGGATTTCTATCTTTTGAACTACTGAAATGCATTGAATTGGCAACTAAAGAAACTCCACTATTTTGCATAGTGCTTTTTTCATCTTGAGCTtttgtgtaaaaagaaaatccgTTAATGTCATATCCATTATAACATACGACTTGCATACTAGGACCATGAGCTAACCATCGTATAGTTTCAGAAACATTATTATCTCTAAGAACTTTATTTTTGAACCAACAAATAAAAGTACGATTATGTTCGCTCACAATCCACATGTCTGCTCTTCTGGGGTTTTGCTCCCTAATTAAGGCCTTGTGTTCATCTAAATAGGGTTCGACTTCACTTGTATTATGCAAGATGTATAAGTATACTTGCTCAACATCTTCACAAGACATAGTATGCATTTTGGGATGTCGATGACCCTTTCCATCAATTCTTCCTTCATGTCGATACTTTGGAACACCAATTGCCTCTACCTCTGCCAAATATTCAGTACAGAACTCAATAACCTCTTCAGCAATATAACTTTCAACAATAGATGCTTCTGGCCTATATCGGTTCCTCACATAACCTTTTAAGACTTTCATGTACCTTTCAAATGGGTACATCCACCTCAAATAAGCTGGACCACACTCTCTGATCTCTCTCACCAAATGTACAAGCAAATGAACCATGATATCAAAAAACGCAGGTGGAAAATGCATCTCTAGCTGACACAGTGTAACTATAATGCCATTCTGCAATTCATCTAATTTGTCTAGATCAATGACTTTCGCacaaattgcattaaaaaagaaacaaagtctGATGACGGTATATCTCAACTTTTTAGGCAATATGCCTCTAACAGCCACTGGcaatagttgttgcattaaGGCATGGCAATCATGAGACTTCAATCCcaccaattttaaatcttggaTATTAACAAATCTACTGATATTTGATGAGTACCATTGTGGTACCTTCACCCCACGTAAACATTCACAAAAACTGATTTTCTCCTTTCTTGACAAAGTATGAGCAGCTGGAGGCAAATATGTCTTCTTATCACAACTACGTGGAGCTAATGTAGGTCGTATACCCATTTCAATCAAGTCCAATCTAGCATTGAGCCCATCTTTCGTCTTACCTTTTATGTCTAAAAGAGTTCCAACAAGACTATCACACATATTTTTCTCAACATGCATCACATCAATACTATGTCTGACATCAAGTGTCTTCCAATATGgaagatcaaagaatattgatttctttttccaCGGACTCTTCTCATTTGATGGTACATCAACATTAGATTTTGATCTCTTACCTCTTTGAGATTTAAGTTTTTTAGTCTTACCAAAAGTAACATTGATACACTCTACGCGTTCATAAACTTGAATCCCAATTAATGGTTGTGGAGCATCTGTATAGTCTTGTACCCCATTGAAAGCTTTTTTTAATCTTCGATAAGGGTCAGATTTATCTAGAAATCTCCGATGCCCCATGTAGACCGTCTTTCTGCCATGAACAAGTTGATGATAACATGTATTATCTTCACATATGGGGCATGCCTTATGTCCTTTTACACTA
This portion of the Ipomoea triloba cultivar NCNSP0323 chromosome 5, ASM357664v1 genome encodes:
- the LOC116020223 gene encoding uncharacterized protein LOC116020223: MDKSWMNASRISQEYDDGVKNFINFAKNNLPGSNERLLCPCKKCCNQKRLCVKDVYDDLICHGINPSYTKWIWHGESNVATTSNMYVDNKENEDDESEDQLDEMFRDVGEEFIDRSNELDELLKDSKLPLWPGCSKYTRLSAVLKLFNLKAGNGWSDKSFTALLEILKGMLPDDNELPKSTYDAKKILCPMGMGYKKIHVCPNDCILFRNDYKDLHACPICGASRFKTRENVVGKVSLKSPPAKVMWYLPILSRFKRMFANPSDAKNLTWHADQKISDGKLRHPADSRQWTTFDNAFPEFGHEPRNLRLGLCTDGMNPHGNLSSKHSSWPVMLVIYNLPPWLCMKRKYILLCLMISRPKQPGNDIDVFLAPLIEDLKSLWDEGALVFDAYRKESFKLHAMLFCTINDFPAYGNLSGYSVKGHKACPICEDNTCYHQLVHGRKTVYMGHRRFLDKSDPYRRLKKAFNGVQDYTDAPQPLIGIQVYERVECINVTFGKTKKLKSQRGKRSKSNVDVPSNEKSPWKKKSIFFDLPYWKTLDVRHSIDVMHVEKNMCDSLVGTLLDIKGKTKDGLNARLDLIEMGIRPTLAPRSCDKKTYLPPAAHTLSRKEKISFCECLRGVKVPQWYSSNISRFVNIQDLKLVGLKSHDCHALMQQLLPVAVRGILPKKLRYTVIRLCFFFNAICAKVIDLDKLDELQNGIIVTLCQLEMHFPPAFFDIMVHLLVHLVREIRECGPAYLRWMYPFERYMKVLKGYVRNRYRPEASIVESYIAEEVIEFCTEYLAEVEAIGVPKYRHEGRIDGKGHRHPKMHTMSCEDVEQVYLYILHNTSEVEPYLDEHKALIREQNPRRADMWIVSEHNRTFICWFKNKVLRDNNVSETIRWLAHGPSMQVVCYNGYDINGFSFYTKAQDEKSTMQNSGVSLVANSMHFSSSKDRNPVIAQLSYYGVIEEI